The genomic stretch GGGCAGCGCCCAGACCCTCAGCGGCAAGATGGCCGTCGCCTACGCCACCTACCGCGCCTCCGGCGAGTCCGAGAACGCCCAGCTCGAGCGGTTCGGGCAGGTCATGCAGGGCGTGCTGCGCAAGCTGTCCTCCGACCCGTCGGCGGCCACGACCACCGTGCAGACCCTCGCGCAGATCCTCGACCCGCCGCTCACCGACCAGGACCTCGGCGCCTTCCTCGCCAAGCTCGCCGACCTCGCCAAGGGCGGCGCCTACAAGACCGCCCTGCTGCCCGTGCAGCCCGACGGCACGCTGAGCGCGAAGACCAGCGACAGCGTGGTGAAGGACATCCTCGGCGGCACGGCCAAGAGCCCCGACGCGGGCTCCGCGGTCCGGGTCTCCGTGCAGAACGCCACCGGCGTGAAAGACGACACCGAGAAGGCCCGCGTGGTGCTGCTCAACGGCGGCTTCACCTTCCTCGAGGGCGGCACCGCCTCCGGCACCCAGGCCACCTCGAAGGTGACCTACTCGGACGCCTCCCACAAGTCCGACGCCGCCGAGGTCGCCAAGACCCTCGGCCTGCCCGCCGGCTCCGTGGCGAAGGGAACAGTCTCCTCGGGTGCCGAGGTCTCGGTCGTCCTCGGCCGGGACTACCAGCCCGGCAGCTCGTGACCAGGTCCCGGGCACCCCACGTGGCACCGTAATCACGTGGGGTGCGCCGGGCGGTCCGTGAGACCCTTGAGGTCTAGTGACCGCCGACCGAAAGCTTGCTAGTGACCGCCACCGACCGTTCTCTTGACCTCATCAGCACCGCCGCCCAGGCGGCGGCCGACAAGCTCGCCCACGACGTCATCGCCTACGACGTCAGCGACGTGCTGTCGATCACGGACGCCTTCCTGCTGGCTTCCGCGCCGAACGACCGCCAGGTCAAGGCCATCGTCGACGAGATCGAGGAGCGCCTGCTGAAGGAACTCGGCGCCAAGCCGGTGCGCCGTGAGGGAGACCGCGACTCCCGCTGGATCCTGCTCGACTACGTCGACATCGTCGTCCACGTCCAGCACAGCGAGGAGCGTGTCTTCTACGCCCTGGAGCGGCTGTGGAAGGACTGCCCCGAGCTGGAGCTGCCCGCCGACGCCAAGGCCACCCGCGGCAAGGCGGAGGAGCACGCCAGGCTGCAGGCCGCCGAGGCCGAGCGAGAGCCGGGCGGGGAGTGGCGATGAGCTCCACCGGAGAGGTCACCGACCGCAAGGACCGCGGCCGCCGCATCATCCTGTGGCGGCACGGCCAGACCGCCTGGAACGTCGAGCGCCGCTTCCAGGGCAGCACGGACGTCGCGCTGACCGAGACCGGCATCGGCCAGGCTCGCCGCGCCGCCCGGCTGCTGGCCTCCCTGGGGCCCGACGCGATCATCTCCTCGGACCTGCAGCGGGCGGCGAGCACGGCCGCCGAGCTGGCCGCCCTCACCGGCCTCGACATCACCCGAGAAGAGGGCCTGCGCGAGACCTACGCGGGCGTGTGGCAGGGGCTGACGCACACGGAGATCATCACCCGCTACGGCGAGCAGTACGCCGCCTGGAAGCGCGGCGAGGCCGTCCGCCGCGGCGGCGGCGAACTGGAGACCGAGGTCGCCGACCGTGCCGCACCTGTCGTACTGCGGCACGCCGAGAAGCTGCCCGAGGACGGCACCCTCGTCGTCGTCAGCCACGGCGGCACCATTCGCACCACCATCGGCCGGCTGCTCGGCCTGGAGGCCCGGGACTGGGAGAGCCTCGGCGGCCTCTCCAACTGCTGCTGGTCCGTGCTCGGTGAGGGCGCGCGCGGCTGGCGACTGCTGGAGCACAACGCGGGCACCCTCCCGGAGCCCGTCCTCGGCGACGACGACTGAGCCCCAGCAGGCTCCCGGACCCCGGATTTCACTTTCTGGCAGGTCACAGGCTAAAGTTCTTCTTGTTCGCCCCGCCGAGCGGGAAGAACGCGAGGGGCTATAGCTCAGTTGGTAGAGCGCCTGCATGGCATGCAGGAGGTCAGGAGTTCAATTCTCCTTAGCTCCACTGATCGGCACTCTGTTGAGTTGTCAAAGATCGGTGATGAAGGTCCCGTCCCTGTCAGGGGGCGGGATTTTCTGCGTTCCAGCGGCGGACGATCTCCTCTTCCTCCTCGCTCTCGTGGGCCGGCGGCCACAGCCGCTCCCGGCGCTCCCGCAGCAGCTCGACCTTCTCGCGCGACTCCTCGTCCTCCGGGGTGTAGACCACGATCCGGCACTCGGGCATCCCGTCGATGGACAGCGACTGCGAGGTCATCCGCAGCTCGCCCACCACCGCGTGCCGGAACGTCTTCACCCGGGGTCCCGGAAGCACCACTTCACCGCTCGCCCACAGCTCCGCGAACCAGGGGCTCGCCACGGAGAGGGCACGTATGTAGTCCTCCCAGGCGGGCTCGCCCACGTGTCTGCCGTAGGCCGACCGCAGCGTCGCCACCATCAGCGGCAGTTCCTGCTCGGGCCGCACCAGTGGGCTGTCGCCCTCCGCCACGGTGAACAGCGTCCACAGCGCGTTCGGCAAACCGATCCTGAGGGTCTCCGGCACCGCGAAAAGGTCCTGATAGGCCGCGTTGGTGGCCAGGATGTCGTAGCGCGTGTTGTAGACCACCGCGAGCAGCGGGTGCAGGGCGTCGATGATGCCCTGCACCTCCGGGCCGACCCGGCGGGTCAGGACCTCCCGGTCCGGGGCGAACGGCACCTCCGCCAGCCGGTACAGATGCTCCCGCTCCGGCGCGTCCAGCCGCAGTGTGCGGGCTACCGCGTCCAGCACCTGCGGCGAGGCGTTGATCGGCCGGCCCTGCTCAAGCCAGGTGTACCAGGTCACACCCACGCCGGAGAGCTGTGCGACCTCTTCCCGGCGGAGCCCCGGTGTGCGCCGCCGCAGGCCCGGTGGCATCCCCACGTCAGCCGGTGTCACCCGCGCCCGCCTGTTGCGCAGGAACGCGGCCAGCTCTGGCCTGCGGCGCTGCGCGCTCGCCGGCTGCGTCGCCTTCGAAGCCCTCGCCGCCTGCGACGTGTTCGCCGTGTCCACTGCGGCCTTCACCGCGGCCGTGCTCGCCGCGCTTGCCCCGTTCGCCGTGTTCGTCGTCATCGTCCAACCCCCGTCGTCCCCGTCTCATCGGCGGGCACTCGGCACCCGTACCGGCCCGTGGTCAGGCTCGGCATCATGACGCCGTCCCGAACCGGTCCGGGCACCCAGCCCGTTCCGAACCCTGCGATCAGTGAAACACCCGCCACTGACAGTGAGCCACCGGCTGCGACGGCTCCCCGGTATCGGCCTCGCCGTCTTCCGCGTCCTGGCCGTGATGGCGGTGAACGCGGGTTTCCTCTTCGCACCGACCCTGCACGTCCAGGGCGGCCCCGGCTACAGCGCGCTGCGGGCCGGCCTGAGTTTCGCCCCGACCGCCGGTGCCTTCGCGGCCGTCAGCCTGACCTGGCGGAGGTGGCCCGCCGGCTTGCAACGGGCGATGATTCCGGCCGGCTTCGCGCTGACCGCGCTGTCCGTGGGCGTCGTGGGGCGGGCCTTCCACGGCGGCGGGGACGGAGGAGCGGGCCTGTACGCCGGATACGCGGGTCCGGGCATCGGGCTCGCGCTCGCCTTCAGTCCGCCCGACGCTCACCGGCGCGCTCGCCACCGTGCGGCCCGAGGACGCGGCGGACGCCAGCGGCTTGTGAGCGACGGTCACCCAGCCCGGTCAGCT from Streptomyces roseochromogenus subsp. oscitans DS 12.976 encodes the following:
- the rsfS gene encoding ribosome silencing factor, coding for MTATDRSLDLISTAAQAAADKLAHDVIAYDVSDVLSITDAFLLASAPNDRQVKAIVDEIEERLLKELGAKPVRREGDRDSRWILLDYVDIVVHVQHSEERVFYALERLWKDCPELELPADAKATRGKAEEHARLQAAEAEREPGGEWR
- a CDS encoding histidine phosphatase family protein — translated: MSSTGEVTDRKDRGRRIILWRHGQTAWNVERRFQGSTDVALTETGIGQARRAARLLASLGPDAIISSDLQRAASTAAELAALTGLDITREEGLRETYAGVWQGLTHTEIITRYGEQYAAWKRGEAVRRGGGELETEVADRAAPVVLRHAEKLPEDGTLVVVSHGGTIRTTIGRLLGLEARDWESLGGLSNCCWSVLGEGARGWRLLEHNAGTLPEPVLGDDD
- a CDS encoding helix-turn-helix transcriptional regulator; this encodes MTTNTANGASAASTAAVKAAVDTANTSQAARASKATQPASAQRRRPELAAFLRNRRARVTPADVGMPPGLRRRTPGLRREEVAQLSGVGVTWYTWLEQGRPINASPQVLDAVARTLRLDAPEREHLYRLAEVPFAPDREVLTRRVGPEVQGIIDALHPLLAVVYNTRYDILATNAAYQDLFAVPETLRIGLPNALWTLFTVAEGDSPLVRPEQELPLMVATLRSAYGRHVGEPAWEDYIRALSVASPWFAELWASGEVVLPGPRVKTFRHAVVGELRMTSQSLSIDGMPECRIVVYTPEDEESREKVELLRERRERLWPPAHESEEEEEIVRRWNAENPAP